The genomic region TTCAAGAAGTAAATTCCCTGAATAATTTTATTacacaactcaaaaaaaaaaaaaaatacaattaaaaaaaagtgacacTTGAAAAACCCCAATTGTAGACATTCCTCCAATTGATTATGAAACATAGCACACTAAACGTGTCATACACAACTTAGTAAATAAATCGTGGAAGAatttgttttctaggagatatATAAGTAGTTAGattggtaagaaaaaaaaaatcaatgcacAAAAGgagtggtaaaataaaaaataaaaactttttatatttttagttcCACTAAAAATTACTGTTGATAAGCCATAAATCACCAAGTAATCATTATCAATAAGTTTTctatacccataaaaaaaaaagttttctattgTGACTTGTAATTGTTTCTCTGACCTAGCTAGGGCTTGGCAGTTTTGAACCCTAGTGCAGAAGTGCTTAGTAGAATCCGTGTTCCTTACTTGGGGTGggattttctttgtttcaataTATTCTTATGGCTTCTCACAAGGAGGAGaggctttaatttttttttttggttgctcgAAGAGCTTGGAGTCAATCACGAAACAATGGAAACGTTGCTCATTGTTCGAAAATGAGGATTGGAAATTGATTTGGCATAAAAGACACAAATGAACGATTGTATTTTGAATATAAAGGCAATCTCAAGGACATTTAACCTACCATGGTTTACTTGAAAGGGTTTCCAAGATTGAGATATGGGAAAGCATAAGGTCTTGTTCGAGTATAAAGATGAAATGTGAGGATAGAATGTTGTTAGGAGAACCATGGACATTTAAAAAGCATTTGGTGGTAACGTGACTACGGGAAGAGACTATTCTGATACGTTcattgtgttaggattagtgcccttaaatcctattgtatgatgctatgtattttattatgtattttattatgtatgacttaatgttgtgattaataaagttgttttattattatctaaaaataatgataacatgaatattgagacattatcatatagtccatgagatgcatagtatgtgatttatgtgaaaaatcacagaagatataaatcacaagttctttgtaaactcagaattatagttcgtagtcggagATGAAATTGGaaatttcatctacgaagactataacatatcaactaagatgatttgtcttaatcatggaaatagagatttctagttagtatgttgatatgttttaagagttaagacatattgaactggaccggtgtgagatttattattctcctaacgactgtcaaatgaataataaactcacgacttatatttacatgagctcttaatcctgagaagataatgaacctaatcatgaagtgtaggttgctttgatatatcaggagtgagatctaaagttacagATAAAACCTTAGTATATTGGgtagtcacatttagtgttgatggaacatatattctcaagatggaattcataatctcttaaagGAGATACAacatattctcttgagataagtttaataggtttgttattcagagagttagtcctaaccactttggtaagaagttactaaagtatatatttatggaattggattttataaatatatgatgaataacttaaagaattaaactgggtactcaaggaattaagatgtagtaatctacaaagtggtagtctacattaatgattttgtattactatgaatattttatgaaggggttgtatgtacaatagagtcttgggatataatttataaataaggcctagagtgcaactatatttatatagtagtattaaatatagttaatggtaactttggacttgtcaagagttgacagaaaagcccaatgcCCATTAGAGCTAATGttttattggtctcttttgatcccactccaagccacacacttaagcccaattggaaaggctcaaaaggccagcctaattagataatcagttagatacaaagagagaaacatatagaattttctgtagGGGTATTGTAAGAACATCATTGTGAAGTAGTGTGTATGTAAGtattagacactttgacattctccttttgaaactgattgagagaccacacatcttgggcattggtggaattggagtgaagattgaaagtgttcccaagtgcttctgatcttcagttttgaaattcaccgctccaaggtacactctcttgttctcaaattctgaaacttacatagtgcatgttaatatttataaatgaagtaaatctgttttttttttccgttgcgtatattttgtatgtgatacaaacatgtatttttccatcacATTGAGTTTAACCAAAACTAGTTGAAGCAACAGAACTCAGAAGCCAATGGGAGCATCTTGGGGAAGGTGGATTAGTTGGTGGTAAGGGGTACAGATGAAGGTGGTGGTGGGAATTATATGCAAGTCGGAACAGTGATTAAAGCTACAAAACCTCTTTGTTGCCTTTACAGCCTGCTAATGAAGAAGTTAAGTGGATGAGGAAGCTTTTCTGGTTTGAGAAGATGTGGATGGCTAAGTTTGAATGTGAAGCTAAGCAAgaacttgaaaataaataaataaataagagggGTAAAGAGTTGGAGCAAAGCAAATTTTGGAAGTGTGAAGGTAAGGAAACTATGGAAACTAGCAGAGGCCAAATCTATCAGGGGGTTGAACCATGGCCGAGTCAACCAACTCAAGTGTgaaggaacaaaatttgatatatatgttaataacataaggaacatgaaaatCTCACcgcggttagattttcaaaattcacactcaaaaaagaaatatataacaagtttgaaaattttctttctaagaAGAATGGATGTGGTGACAATGATCTAGAACCCTTTGGCTTCAAGGGGGATAGAAATGCAAAGTTTCTTGATTGAAGGGCTacataaagaaaacaaagagatcTCATCCATGGAGTGAGGGATGATAATGGAGTgtggaagaaaatgaagaggaGGTTGCTAAGCTAATTATAAACTGCTATGAAAGTGTTATACCTAGTGCCCCCCTAACAAAAAGGAGATTTAGTTTTTAAGGGCAACAATATATACACCCTACATGAGAAACCCTAACCATTGCTAAACACATTTGTGAGATTAAGCGTTCATttggaaacaatttatttaatattttgttgaaactatgCTAAAGTAAacttgtgttttgaaaatgtaaggaaaaaaaaatgggtgaggttttaaaaattgtacataaaagctaaaaagtaAAACAGTAATTTATAAGCTACTCCTAAACACACACTAAGTTTAGTCTCCCTTGGGCAttattaaatttacattatGTTTTAGGATTTCTTTATTTAAAGGATTGGAGTGCAAGTTTCTTGAtcttagatttattatttatgtattatcTCATTATTAGGTTGTAGACTAGAAAGGCTAGGGGAGAAGGTTGCCTGACTAGCGtttatattccaaaaaaaaaaaagaagaagaagaagaagaagaaaaaagacttgAGATTTAAAGGGAAGTTTTTAGTTCTTATATAAGCGTGTGAAGGAAGTAACCTTTCTTCTAATTGGTTATATTTTTGCTTATACTACtatatttttgtgattaatttttttttcttttacaattatgataattttatttcaattgttttaactaaaatgaaataaaattttaaggtaatcaaaaattaatagccatgtcatcaatcaattgtttaaattcaagttttgtagtttaaaataatgcataagatatgagtttatgaatcaaatggtaaataacatccaattgatatgaaaattggcatgaatgttaagaatatatagaacatgtaattcaacagtgagattttcaaaatatgaattatgtAAATGATTTAGGACAATCTTGTTATACATTGGCAAGAAgaatttcatttgaatttgatACCCAATCACAAGGATATTGTGTGACCATAGTCACATTAGATTGCAaagaatatgattttttttattataaatatgttaACTATTTTAATTCCAAGGATCTTATTATGtttttggaacctattgtaaATTACATCTTAGgattatctatactattatttaaggggtttttcctgtttggattccttattttttagttcaaaaatgcccctacaactttatatttaagtagagacaaaactaaaaggcaatttggtaaaaatgcaactttaactcccactaaaatattgcctaaaaaataagactactctcctgttaatttttaaatttctttatccacttataaattagattttctaaataaaaattatacatatatataaaataaaaaaatctacaaaatagggccactaaaaaaaaaaagtctcatcacACACGcgtagtgtgtgtgtgtgacaaaGCTAGTgattacttattgagttgtgaAATTCACTCCCCTTTTTTCCTCTAGTTTCAAATTATGAAGAATAGCAAATTTTAGGACTTTATACTAAAGTTGTGGGCATGAAAGGAgtttacaaattttgaaataagttGGACTTGTAATACtctctatttcaatttgttGAGTAACATTAAGGTATATGAGGTTTggatttttcttcttattagTACTTTGGAGATCTTTAATCTTTTAAGAAGACCTTGCACGCTTACAGGGTAAGTGAGAACTTTATAAGTGTGCGGTTGTTGTTATGTGTCTAACTTAATGGTTGGGTTCGGGGCGTAACACAAAGTTTTTTTTGACTCATCACAACCAAATCATATGGATTGGACAATAAAGTGGAAATTGAAGACAAGAATGCCTGACTCTCAAAGGAGTTCACCGCCTCGATTAGATGGTGGCAACCGTGGTGGCCCACTTTTTGGAACCTCCTCCGATtagaaaatacaaggttttaacaataataatgtTGCTTACTGCAACCAATGGAGTAGGTGTTATGATTCGCAACTCAACATGCAAGCTATTAATACACTCATTAATATTCAAACAGCCTCGCTAAGTGGAAATGGTGAAAGCTCTAGCAGAAAGGAAGGCAATGCATTTCATATCATCAGTGATGCACAACAGGATACAAAAGGTCTTCGGTGGTATTGTTTTAAGCACACAGAAGGTAGTGAAATGTCATGGCTTATGCATTGGCAAGGAAAGCTGTAGACAAGGGCAAACCTAAGATTTGTAGCTAGGGGGCtgaaatataaggaaaaaaaaataggtatCCATATggtgatgatgcaaagaaaatcagtaggctggatgtttcggacttgaaaggactacttgctctctcgatggtctgaaaaagaaagaaagaaacgaaattaaaggtgaccggggtcaccggccaagaaccctccgatggcaaagttagttttctctctatatttttggagttccaactttttggaaaaagtaaaaaacgtacctttgttttgCCCGAATAAGCGTTTATATAATGTCATAAGAACGGTTATcagacttgtaacctcccctggatttgggGAGGTGTAAGGTTTCGGaaataacttccacaactgtttaggagttgcatttttctcacataacggtCACTAGAGGTTATACGTGCAATACGGAGTTATTTGTACATGTGAATTTTCCCAAGTATTAAGGGCTCGTCCAGGGTTCCTCGCCCAGAGATCCTTTAGTTGAGCATACCTCCATGGAAGGTCATCCCTTCCATGGATAACCTTATTCAGATCGAGGTGGATGGATCTTGGACGAGACAGTGGTTCTGTCAAACATGACCACGTTAATCTCGTTCGAGCAGTTTCCTGTATGGACGAGATTTCTAATCTTACCTTCCTGGTTTTCTTTaggacgacctccatggacgatatTGGAGTTGGTAAAAATCAttcccatcagttgcccccttgtccatAGGTTGTCCAGGAGGTATGCCTGCTGACGTCACCCCTTGGTCGTGTGTCATTTATGTAGTTGTTTATGCGCCACGTGTCGCAATGTCATTGGTAAATTGCCAcgttgatttaatttttcgaGGTGAATGCCACGTGGCGTGTCCTGGCTAGTCACGTGATTCGAGACACCAcctttcaacgcctataaatagtggaattcctccCATACGCTCTGCATtgtctcaaattttcttttttgacatcCTTATCTTAGCGCCTCATCTAGAAGCTTTCCAGCATTCCTAGTTTTCTTCGTCTAGAGCTAGGTATTTTCTTTACACTCGTCTTTAGGCTTTCCTTAAGTTTTCAAGATGTGTCCTGAAACTGTCGTTTCCTCATCTAATAATAGTGTCGAAAAagagatagacgagtatcatgactCTTCTAGCTATAGTGGTTCTGTTAGTGATAGTAGTGGGGGAAATATCACGGACGAGGAATATACCTTGGGGGTCCCTGGGTTCACATTGGAAGTCCTTCAAGAACAGCTTAGGACAAAAGCAGCATCTGGGTCTGAAGCTGGTCTGTCGAGTGCTCCCCCGTCTGTCCCTCAGGAAGACGTAGAAATTGTTTATAGTTGTGCTGTGGAAGTTCCTTCCAAGACGGATGACAAAAAATTAGCATCCCTTAAGGGTTGGTATCAAATCCCGGACGAGTTGAATCCTAGGTTGGCCGTCCGTGAggaatggtgttgccaacctcattttggcGTAGGAGTTTATGAAGCCTACCTTTTAGGaggtcttaggttgcctctTAACGCTTTTTCTAGTGAATTACTcactaggttaggtttaggatTGTGTCAACTTAATCCCAACGCGTGGAGACTAATTgtctctatgcaaattttgtggagagaggtatTTGAAGGGGATCATCCTCTCACCGTGGATGAGTTCCTCTATTGTTACAAACCCGCAGAAATTAGTCGATCCCGTGGTTTTTATCAGTTTACAGCCAGAGGGAGAACTTGTAGAATTATCAAGTCTTTGGTCACGTCAGATAGGAACTGGAAGAcgaagtttttcttcgtctcaggGTTTTGGGCAGGACACCCTGTTGAGGTTGGCAGGGATCCATTTGCCCCCTATACTAGAGACTTAGGGAACCTTTGTCCTGAAGGTATGTTTATTACTATGCGTCGTCCTTCATTGCATGTCGCTTTATAATCGTTTAACTCTTGACCTCTTTTTTGCAGGCGTTAGACGACCGTCCTTGAACAAGTTTTTCCTTGAACGTGTTCAAATGGCTCGTCTTCACCTTGAGAGAGACTTTCACTCCCTGGTTACTCTTCAACGCCTTACTACTTAGGGGCTTGGTCCTGAGCCTTCTTCTGAAGCTTTAGCCCACGAGCGCATAGTCCGCAAacgtaagtttttattttttgagtgatTCCTTCTCATCTTTATAAGTGATTGTAACAAATTTCTCTTCAGGAATGGCTACTATGAAGGAGaataaaggaaaggaaataaTGGACGAGGTTGTTGAGCTAGAGGTTgaacctcaaactcgtcctgACCTTGTCgagtcccaaccttatcctacCCTTGAGGAGTCTCAGCCTCATCTTTCGATTGGGGATAAAAGGAAGAGTCTGCCCAAGAATCTGAACTTAGAAGATCTTCCCAGTCGTTGAGGGTACAAGAAAGCTAGGCATGGGTCGTCCAAGGTTGGGGTTGTTAAGCCAGGCACTACTCCCCCCATCTCCCGTACACCTCCTATCCAAATTGTTGACGTGGAAACGGCTGAACCTGCTGGTGTTTCCCCCTTGAAGGTCGTCTCTCCTGCTCTGCCTCAGACTTGTCCTAAGGTCCCCATGAACATGATTGAAAATGAGGACCTAGCCTGGGAGAGGTTTGAAAAATCTATAACTGAGGAGGACATGGCTGCTTGCTATAATATGTCCTTGAAGGAATTCGAGCACTTTGCTGTTCATgatctcttcaaggtatgtAGCCCTATCTTTTACCTCGTCTTGACATTTTGATGTGGTCATTATCTTAAGTTTAATTAGACTGTTAATTGTTCGTATAGGCcatgtcaaagttcatagcaGTGTTTAGACAAGCCACGACGATAGACAACGAGAGGGGCAAGCTTGAGACGAAGCTGCAGTAGGTTAAGGACGACTGTAGAAAATGGGCAGAGACAGCAGGCAAGGCTACAGACGAGGTTAAGGGGCTGCAAAATCTTGTCGAGGAGCTGAGAGCTGACATCGTCGAGAAGGACACTCGTCTAGATCATTTGCAAAAGAGAAATGACGAGCTTAGTACCCTTTTTAAGGATGCCAAAAAGGCAGCTGAGGAGGAATTCAAAGCTTCCAGCCAGTTTGCTGATCTGTTGGACAGTAACTATGCTGCTGGCTTCGAAGACTTTCGTATGGAAGCTATTGAACTTTTTCCCGAGGTAGATTTTAGCCTCGTCAAACTCCAACTTGGTGGTTCTGCTAGCTCCCTTCTCCAAACGAGTTCAGAGGACATCAATGTGGAAGACGATGCCACCATGAAGCCCCCTCAAGACGACCCTAATGCTGACGGCCCCTCCGTTTAACTTCTTTAAGTGTTTATTTGTGTTTCCCTTTGATTTGGTCCATTGTTTTTAGGACCTTtattaaaatgtatttgaaaacaattcTCTCGTCCCTCATACTTTGGACGAGCgcattaacaattgccttttaagttttactttgtaagggtttttggatggtggtcgtctaccatttttttttttaaagctctaATGAATGCACTCTTTTATCCAATATTGGATTTTATTGTTTGGACGAGTTTATGCTCTGGCTTTATCAGTAGATGTTATTGGTTTTTAAGTATTGAGCATTCTAAGTGTTTTATGGTCGTCCATGCATTtttcttatggacgacccacaTATGCATGAACGTCTTTGTTAgccataaaaacttttttatgacTCGTCTCAGAAACGGCAACGATTATCACGTGTCATTTTCCTCGTCCTTAGGTTAGGCAGTTGACATTCGTCTTTCGTCCAGACGTTTGTAGCGTTTACCTCGTCCTAGAGCATCTGGGCATCTTGGCCATATGCTCGTCCATAGACAAGCTTTGACGTACGCACTTTTTTCATCCATTGAATTTCAAACGAGCGTGCCTTAGCATAttttcctttgctttatcctcatctCGAGGGAAGCTTATGAATGTTACCTCCCTGCGTCTAGATATTTTCATTCACCCTAGGCTTTTGCCCCCCTTGTGGGTATTTTTACGGAAGttagatttatgcattaaatacattagaaatccaaaccatattattatatgaacattgtCCATAAATACagcacatgcttataagctagcGCCTTATTGAAATACTTAAAgaaatacataacctcgtctttcacaAACTGGTCTATAGACggtgcaaaattttaaaaattagtgcactttttattcttagtacacaccatagtagtaaTAAAACACAAAAGTAAATATAAGTGAACACGTAGATCATAGCTATAACTTCGTCCATATCTGTAACCTCGTCACTGCTTTCCCTCGTCCCCGCTcattactgatagtacctcctcaggtgctccacgttccatggatgctctaactttcgtccgtccaaagcttccaggtagtaagacccttgccttttgcagttgattaccctatagggtccttcccaattggatcccaattttccatgagctgggttcttGGTCGCCAAGGAAACCCTTTTAAGAACGAGGTCCCCGACATTGAAACGCCTAGgctttaccatggcatcatgctgcctagccataagattcttatatcttgctgtcctttgctccgcatccattcttacctcgtcaatgagatcgaggtcaagacaaaattgttcctcattttctctctctcctgatacttcattactcgatggttagccatatgaacttctgccggtataacggtttcacttccataggctagcttgaaggaggtttctcctgtcggagttcttacagtcgtcctgtaggcccaaagaacacttGGTAACTCATCTGGCCATATCTCTTTTgtcccctcgagccgagtcttgatgattttcagcagggatcggttcgcTACTTCGGCTTGTCCATTcacctgtggatgggagggtgaggaatagtgattcttgattccaaaatgttcGCAAAAGTCCTTGAAGGGCGCGTTGTCAAACTGACGTCCGTTATCAgatactagtaccctaggtactccgaacctacatagtaTATTCttctaaacaaaatttttgacattttgctgagtgattttCGCAAGAGAttcggcctccacccacttggtaaagtaatcaatctCTACgatcaaaaacttcatttgtttggttcccatggggaaaggacctaggatatctAGTCTccattgtgcaaagggccacgtggccatcattggggtttgGTATTCCGATGGCTGCCTAGGGATGTTGCTATAGCGCTGATACtagtcacataccttgacataagccttagcatTTGCCTGaattgtaggccagtagtaacctacatggacgaccttatggacaagcgatctcgctcctgaatgattcccacatgctccttcatgaacttctctcaaaacatagtttgactcgtcaggagccaagcaccttaggCAAGGTTGGgaaaacctcgcttgtacagcACTTCGTTTATAAGGACGTATTTGGCTGCTCTAACCCTTAGCTTCCTAGCTTCATTTttgtcttctagaagccttccGTCTTTGAGGTAGAtcactattggactcatccaattttctccccctcctatTTGCTGTATATCTGGgaggtctatgcttggcatgtacTGAATTCTGTCGTACACGTCTGTAACTTCTCCTCCCAAAGCTGCTTTCGCCAAGGCATccgcttccatattttcctcccttgggagttgaacaaaactcacttctGTAAATTTTTGAACAAGTCGTCTTACTTTGctaagatatttcttcatcCTATCCTCTTtagcatcacacattccattcacttggttaatgacGAGCTGAGAATCCCCTTTGACTATTATTGATTTCGCCCCTaaagacttagccaattctagcCCTTTaagtagagcttcatactctgcttcatTG from Castanea sativa cultivar Marrone di Chiusa Pesio chromosome 11, ASM4071231v1 harbors:
- the LOC142616466 gene encoding uncharacterized protein LOC142616466, whose translation is MPGIDPSVITYSLNVFPYSKPVRQKKRVFAYERDNAIKEEVQKLITAEFIREVYYPDCEFDVKYLPKTAIKAQVLADFIAEFTLSQDELNKNEGNERWVINVDGSSILYVGGTRVVLKSLEGDKLEYAARLQYQTINNEAEYEALLKGLELAKSLGAKSIIVKGDSQLVINQVNGMCDAKEDRMKKYLSKVRRLVQKFTEVSFVQLPREENMEADALAKAALGGEVTDVYDRIQYMPSIDLPDIQQIGGGENWMSPIVIYLKDGRLLEDKNEARKLRVRAAKYVLINEVLYKRGFPNLA